The Nocardioides houyundeii genome includes the window GATGCCGACCGGGATGTTGATGAAGAAGATCCACTCCCAGCCGAGGGAGTCCACCAGCACCCCACCCAGGATCGGGCCGACCAGGGTGGCGACACCGGCGGTCGCGCCCCACAGCGCCATCGCGCTGCCGCGACGGTCCACCGGGAAGATCCGGGTGATCACGGCCATGGTCTGCGGCGTCATCAGCGCGGCACCGAGACCCTGGGCCACCCGGGCGAGCACCAGCCCGGTGATGGAGCCGGTGAGACCGCACCACAGCGAGGCCAGGGTGAAGACGACGAGCCCCACCAGGTAGAGCCGCTTGGGCCCGTAGCGGTCGCCGAGCCGTCCGGTGATCAGCACCGGTACGGCGTACGCGAGCAGGTAGGCGCTGGTCACCCAGACCACCGAGTTCACGTCCGCGCCCAGGTCCTCCATGATCGACGGGGTCGCGACCGTGACGATCGTGGTGTCGACCAGGATCATGAAGAAGCCCAGACACAGCGCCCACAGGGCGGGCCAGGGGTTCTCCGGGAGGGTGGGCGCAGCACTGCGCGGCTGGGTGGTCTGGGTCACTGGAAAATCATGCACCTTGACTGGTTGGTGCGTGGCTCCAGGCCTGTGCTCGACTCAGCCCAGGAGTGCGTCGTACGCCGCGGGGCTGGAGTCGCGCAGGAACTCCGAGCAGCGCTCCCACTCCGGGGTCTCGCCGATCGCGCGGGCCGAGAGGGCGAGCAGGGCAAGCGCCCGCAGGAAGCCGCGGTTGGGCTCGTGCTCCCACGGCACCGGGCCGTGGCCCTTCCAGCCGTTGCGGCGCAGCATGTCCAGCGAGCGGTGGTAGCCCACCCGGGAGAAGGCGTAGACGGTGACGTCGTCGTCGCCGTTGTCGCGGGCCTCCTCGGCCAGCGCGGCCCAGGCGAAGGGGGAGGCCGGGTGGTGGCGCACTGCGGTCGCGGGGGCGGTGCCGGCAGCGAGCTCGGCGGCGGCGGGGTCTTCGGGGAGGAGCGTGGCCGGGGGGCCAGCCATCAGGTCTTGGTGAGTCATGCCGCCAGCATCGCACGCGACGACGAGCGCCCTGAGGTGGCCGTGGTGTTCCTCATCCGACCTGCCACCCGGACACGTAGGTGTCGGGTGCCGGGTCGTCGTTGTGGGACCAGCCGACCACGAGGCGTCCACGCTCCTGGTCGTAGGCGGCGGACTCGGCCCGGTAGGCCACGAGCTCGTCGAACCACATCCGCGTCGCGTCCTGCCACACCTTCGTGCCGTTCCACGTATAGGCCGCGACGGTTCGGGCGCCGATCAGCACCAGCCGGCGCTTCGGGTCGATCTCGATCTGGGCGACGTCGGTCTCGCCACGGGTGTGCTTGATGGTCCGGATCGGCTTGCCGTTGGCGCGCATCACGCGCACCCGGACGGTGTTGGCGTAGGTCCCCGCCGCGGCGACGAAGATCCGGTGACTCCTCGGGTCGACCGCGATCGCCTCCGCCCGGTGCGCCCGGTGCGCCCGGTGCGCCCGCTCGGCGCGCCAGGCCCGGTCGGCCTTGCGGTGCCCGGTGGCGCTCCACGAGACCAAGGTGATCCGGTTGCCACGGTGGGCGCCGGCCGAGTGGTGCCCCGCTACGTGGATGCGGTGCGATGCGGTGTCCACCGCCAGGGTGACGTCGGTGGTCTTGGTGGTCCCGCGGAGGTCACGGGTCCGTCGCCAGACCCGCTCCCGCCCCTCGCGGAAGGCCAGCAGCACGGTCCGGGTGTCGCCGCCCTTGAGGTGGGCCCCCGCGAGGTACCAGCGGTTGCGCGTCGGATCGACGGCGAGTGCGGTGTCGCCGGAGTCGGCGCCACCGTGTCGGAATTCCCGGTTCATCACCGTCGCGCCGTTGCGGTCCACGCAGTCCAGCCGCCAGGCGGTCGGGGTGCCCCACTTCGCCGACGCCTTGCTCACCCGGGTGACGCAGGCCGTCCCGGTCCGCGGGTTGACCTCGACGTCCTGCAGGGTGCCTGCGCCTCGGCACGGCCCTTCGCACTCGCGAGCCGACAGCGGGACCGACCACTGCACGGTCCCCTGGAGGTCCAGGGAGTGGACGACCGCGCCGCTGCGCAGGGCGGAGACCAGCACGATCCGCTGGCCCGCGGGGTCGATCGCCAGGTCGGCGAGGTCGGACTCCTTGTCGGGGCCCAGGCCGATCTCCCACTCGCTGCTCCCCGTCTCGCCGTCGAGGCGGCTCACCCTGATGCGCTCGTCGAAGTCGTCGTCGTACCGGGCGGCGAAGACGTCCCCGCTGGTGGGGTCCAGCACCACCCCGGTCCCGTAGACATGGCTGTCGTAGGGGCGGTCGCCCTCGAACGGCGTGATCCACAGCGCCTGCCTGTCCTCGGCGGGCTCGCGGGTCTCCGCGCTGGCGGGCACGACGGCTGCGCTGAGCGCGAGCGCGAGCGCGAGGATCGGGACGGT containing:
- a CDS encoding DUF3151 domain-containing protein, with amino-acid sequence MTHQDLMAGPPATLLPEDPAAAELAAGTAPATAVRHHPASPFAWAALAEEARDNGDDDVTVYAFSRVGYHRSLDMLRRNGWKGHGPVPWEHEPNRGFLRALALLALSARAIGETPEWERCSEFLRDSSPAAYDALLG